Proteins from a genomic interval of Sandaracinaceae bacterium:
- a CDS encoding serine/threonine-protein kinase has translation MGEARDGSAPRGARKKKSGVQRRVEEERPGFGDVPKSGEIAKDPWVHETLAGRYRVISLLAKGGMGRVYVAEHLGLGTRVAIKLLPSEGVPPSHVERFRREAQSAGRLRSPHVPEIHDFGQLSDGSFYFVMEMLVGEDLNQLLCREGTLTAARALRLLRQIANALDAAHAQGFVHRDLKPENIFVVVDIVYEDFVKVLDFGIAKSLMKKSRSLTEAGSILGTPGFLPPEQALANGSEEVSPASDVYSLAAMALEMLTGELPLQDDANIAVMLRRLVSDPPRLPSELGLDVPGLDEVFAKALAKQPRERHQSAGELVDALEAVLADGGLPERAWPGPELASPLRPPRDPRASERPTLDALVPVSEEEEEATAAPPVRPSPTTGSAWLPLALLALGLALGLALGLALG, from the coding sequence ATGGGTGAGGCTCGAGACGGAAGCGCGCCGCGCGGGGCGCGGAAGAAGAAGAGCGGAGTGCAGCGCCGCGTCGAGGAGGAGCGCCCCGGCTTCGGCGACGTACCCAAGAGCGGAGAGATCGCGAAGGACCCGTGGGTTCATGAGACCCTCGCGGGGCGCTATCGCGTCATCTCCCTCCTCGCCAAGGGAGGCATGGGGCGGGTCTACGTGGCCGAGCACCTGGGGCTCGGTACGCGCGTGGCCATCAAGCTCCTGCCCAGCGAGGGCGTGCCGCCGTCTCACGTGGAGCGCTTTCGCCGCGAGGCCCAGTCGGCGGGGCGCCTCCGCAGCCCGCACGTGCCCGAGATCCACGACTTCGGCCAGCTGTCGGACGGCAGCTTCTACTTCGTGATGGAGATGCTGGTCGGCGAGGACCTCAACCAGCTGCTCTGTCGGGAGGGCACGCTGACGGCGGCCCGCGCGCTCCGGCTCCTCCGGCAGATCGCCAACGCGCTCGACGCCGCGCACGCGCAAGGTTTCGTGCACCGCGACCTCAAGCCCGAGAACATCTTCGTGGTCGTCGACATCGTCTACGAGGACTTCGTGAAGGTCCTCGACTTCGGCATCGCCAAGTCGCTGATGAAGAAGTCGCGCTCGCTCACCGAGGCTGGCTCCATCCTCGGCACGCCGGGGTTCTTGCCGCCCGAGCAGGCCCTGGCCAACGGGTCCGAGGAGGTCTCCCCCGCGTCGGACGTCTACTCGCTCGCCGCGATGGCGCTCGAGATGCTGACCGGCGAGCTCCCCCTCCAGGACGACGCCAACATCGCGGTCATGCTCCGCAGGCTGGTCTCGGACCCGCCCCGCCTCCCGAGCGAGCTGGGGCTCGACGTGCCAGGGCTCGACGAGGTCTTCGCGAAGGCGCTCGCCAAGCAGCCCCGGGAGCGGCACCAATCGGCGGGCGAGCTGGTCGACGCGCTCGAGGCCGTGCTGGCGGACGGCGGCCTCCCGGAGCGCGCGTGGCCGGGCCCGGAGCTCGCGTCCCCGCTCCGACCGCCGCGCGACCCGCGCGCGAGCGAGCGACCCACGCTGGACGCGCTGGTGCCCGTGTCCGAAGAAGAGGAAGAGGCCACCGCCGCGCCTCCCGTCCGGCCGAGCCCGACCACCGGGTCTGCTTGGTTGCCCCTCGCGCTGCTCGCGCTCGGCCTCGCCCTGGGCCTGGCGCTCGGCCTGGCCCTCGGCTGA
- a CDS encoding response regulator, whose translation MSNVLADEGGRAQPTERTAPIRVLIIDDDWDTLEMVSLALRKRGMEVMTAKDGLKGIEESRRARFDVAIVDLGLPHLHGHRLGETLRTNGDRPRLIALTGDGRAEARLESERVGFDAHFVKPAPMAELIGLVERLADAE comes from the coding sequence GTGTCCAACGTGCTGGCAGACGAAGGCGGACGAGCCCAACCCACCGAGCGCACCGCGCCCATCCGTGTCCTCATCATCGATGACGACTGGGACACCCTGGAGATGGTCTCCCTCGCGCTACGGAAACGCGGGATGGAGGTGATGACCGCGAAGGACGGCCTGAAGGGCATCGAGGAGTCGCGCCGCGCGCGCTTCGACGTGGCCATCGTGGACCTCGGGCTCCCTCACCTTCACGGGCATCGACTGGGCGAAACGCTCCGGACCAACGGCGACCGCCCGCGCCTGATCGCGCTGACCGGGGACGGCCGGGCGGAGGCCCGCCTCGAGTCCGAGCGCGTGGGCTTCGACGCGCACTTCGTGAAGCCGGCCCCGATGGCGGAGCTGATCGGGCTGGTGGAGCGCCTCGCCGACGCCGAGTGA
- a CDS encoding UbiA family prenyltransferase, with product MSVVVRLLILARPKGAWLIACLPLFGYGYGLWERGSTIHPWVAAPTLALLFASWLVGHAGALWLNAVLDRDSGAVLLGRAVAVPSAAGPAGYAALAASVAIAAALGPVVLGCSLACAVLAVLYSHPRAAWKGSALGGPFVNAVGYGVISPLAGWWAADTPLTWRAIVTLALTVSFMLGLYFAAQVFQRDEDRGRGYRTLVVTHGPAWTLGVTRVLLGLAVLGLLAFAAAGVYPRALLASAPAWIWTHLHLTRWAALPGGGEGKHAGQLIVRLAAGVLLVLGAVYASHFGGMALGDAPGGCGTAIVPDGLDC from the coding sequence GTGTCGGTCGTCGTTCGGCTGTTGATCCTGGCGCGTCCGAAGGGGGCTTGGCTGATCGCGTGTCTGCCCCTCTTCGGATACGGGTACGGCCTGTGGGAGCGCGGCTCGACGATTCACCCGTGGGTGGCCGCGCCGACGCTGGCGCTCCTCTTCGCGTCGTGGCTGGTCGGGCACGCGGGCGCGCTCTGGCTCAACGCGGTGCTCGACCGCGACAGCGGGGCGGTGCTGCTCGGGCGCGCGGTCGCGGTTCCGTCGGCGGCGGGCCCGGCCGGGTACGCGGCGCTCGCGGCCTCCGTGGCCATCGCGGCCGCGCTCGGCCCGGTCGTCCTGGGCTGCTCGCTCGCCTGCGCCGTCCTGGCCGTCCTCTATTCGCACCCGCGCGCGGCGTGGAAGGGCAGCGCGCTCGGCGGCCCCTTCGTCAACGCGGTGGGCTACGGCGTGATCTCGCCCCTCGCCGGCTGGTGGGCCGCGGACACGCCGCTGACGTGGCGCGCGATCGTGACCCTCGCCCTCACGGTCAGCTTCATGCTCGGTCTCTACTTCGCGGCGCAGGTCTTCCAGCGCGACGAGGACCGCGGGCGCGGCTACCGGACGCTCGTCGTCACCCACGGCCCGGCGTGGACCCTGGGCGTGACGCGCGTGCTGCTCGGCCTCGCGGTCCTCGGGCTGCTGGCCTTCGCCGCCGCCGGCGTCTACCCGCGCGCCCTGCTCGCGAGCGCGCCGGCCTGGATCTGGACGCATTTGCACCTCACCCGCTGGGCCGCGCTCCCCGGCGGGGGCGAGGGCAAGCACGCCGGGCAGCTGATCGTGCGGCTGGCCGCCGGCGTGCTGCTCGTGCTCGGCGCCGTATACGCGTCTCACTTCGGGGGCATGGCGCTGGGCGACGCCCCGGGCGGCTGCGGCACGGCGATCGTCCCCGACGGCCTCGACTGCTGA
- a CDS encoding DUF3253 domain-containing protein encodes MSEPTRTKDGRYVVIDGRKWRATDPSIPEPLRVALVKELMAARRAVRAAASDEEAVRAARGRVRDAKVALGERGCPWWEEATDEQLAPRLAAAFRALLRGRAEDATVCPSDGARVAGGEGWRARMDLARRVAQEGVARGELQLLRGGEPVEEGAELHGPIRVGRGPRFR; translated from the coding sequence GTGAGCGAGCCCACGCGCACGAAGGATGGGCGCTACGTCGTGATCGACGGGCGGAAGTGGCGGGCCACCGACCCCTCCATCCCCGAGCCGCTCCGGGTCGCGCTCGTGAAGGAGCTGATGGCCGCTCGTCGGGCCGTACGTGCCGCGGCATCGGATGAGGAGGCGGTCCGCGCCGCACGGGGACGTGTTCGAGACGCGAAGGTCGCCCTCGGGGAGCGGGGATGCCCCTGGTGGGAGGAGGCGACCGACGAGCAGCTGGCTCCGCGCCTCGCGGCCGCCTTCCGAGCGCTCCTCCGGGGTCGAGCCGAGGACGCGACCGTTTGCCCCAGTGACGGGGCCCGGGTCGCGGGGGGCGAGGGCTGGCGCGCGCGGATGGACCTGGCGCGCCGCGTCGCGCAGGAGGGGGTTGCCCGTGGAGAGCTCCAGCTGCTGCGCGGTGGTGAGCCGGTGGAGGAGGGGGCCGAGCTCCATGGTCCGATCCGGGTCGGGCGCGGGCCGCGCTTCCGCTGA
- a CDS encoding UdgX family uracil-DNA binding protein (This protein belongs to the uracil DNA glycosylase superfamily, members of which act in excision repair of DNA. However, it belongs more specifically to UdgX branch, whose founding member was found to bind uracil in DNA (where it does not belong), without cleaving it, appears to promote DNA repair by a pathway involving RecA, rather than base excision.), which yields MREVVVERGPDGWRAPFRRLLAEGLPPEDVRVTDSRAQTTLLSLGEGQPVSPRAGAKAPRRFFTIARRVACHADADRYDLLYRVAWRLTHGAPALLEDRADPEVAALRALDSAVRRDAHEATAFVRFRKLDDGTFAAWHGAEHHVMRLVGPFFADRFSDMRWVIITPHESVAFDGSHLRYGEGSGRREAGVPDADAMDETWRAYYASIFNPARVNPRAMRAEMPLKHWRTLPEAALIPELVRTAGARATEMQTASAPDTREAADAADSLEALADGVRRCAACALCRAATQAVPGVGASGGVMLVGEQPGDEEDLEGKPFVGPAGAVLDAALRDAGVPRAALRLTNTVKHFRFTRRGKRRLHQRPTLEHVRACRPWLLREIELANPRVVVPMGLTPTRALLGQTVKLAAVRGRVLESDLGPSLLPTWHPAAVLRASDPLERRRIERELRDALARAHAMAS from the coding sequence ATGCGGGAGGTCGTGGTCGAGCGCGGCCCCGACGGGTGGCGGGCGCCATTTCGACGCCTGCTCGCCGAAGGGCTCCCGCCAGAGGACGTCCGCGTGACCGACTCCCGAGCGCAGACGACGCTGCTCTCTTTGGGTGAGGGCCAGCCGGTCAGCCCCCGCGCCGGAGCGAAGGCGCCGCGACGCTTCTTCACCATCGCGCGCCGGGTTGCGTGTCACGCGGACGCCGACCGCTACGACCTGCTCTACCGCGTCGCATGGCGGCTGACCCACGGCGCGCCCGCGCTCCTCGAGGACCGGGCGGACCCCGAGGTCGCGGCCTTGCGCGCGCTCGACAGCGCGGTCCGACGGGATGCCCACGAGGCAACCGCCTTCGTCCGCTTCCGGAAGCTGGACGACGGCACCTTCGCCGCCTGGCACGGCGCAGAGCACCACGTGATGAGGCTGGTCGGCCCCTTCTTCGCCGACCGTTTCAGCGACATGCGATGGGTGATCATCACCCCACACGAGTCGGTCGCGTTCGATGGGAGCCACCTGCGCTACGGCGAGGGGAGCGGTCGGCGCGAGGCGGGCGTGCCGGACGCCGACGCGATGGACGAGACCTGGCGCGCCTACTACGCGTCGATCTTCAACCCCGCGCGCGTGAACCCGAGAGCGATGCGCGCCGAGATGCCGCTGAAGCACTGGCGCACGTTGCCCGAAGCCGCGCTGATCCCGGAGCTCGTGCGGACCGCGGGTGCGCGCGCGACAGAGATGCAGACGGCGTCGGCGCCGGACACGCGCGAGGCGGCGGACGCGGCGGACAGCCTCGAGGCGCTCGCTGATGGCGTTCGACGCTGCGCCGCGTGCGCGCTCTGTCGAGCGGCGACCCAGGCGGTTCCCGGCGTCGGGGCGAGTGGCGGCGTGATGCTCGTCGGTGAACAACCGGGCGACGAGGAGGACCTCGAAGGGAAGCCGTTCGTCGGACCCGCGGGCGCGGTGCTCGACGCGGCGCTCCGTGACGCTGGCGTGCCGCGCGCTGCTCTCCGCTTGACCAACACGGTCAAGCACTTTCGCTTCACGCGACGAGGCAAGCGGCGCCTCCATCAGCGACCTACGCTCGAGCACGTACGCGCGTGCCGCCCGTGGCTGCTCCGGGAGATCGAGCTCGCGAACCCGCGGGTGGTCGTCCCGATGGGGCTCACGCCGACGCGAGCGCTGCTCGGTCAGACGGTGAAGCTCGCCGCGGTGCGTGGACGCGTGCTCGAGAGCGACCTCGGGCCCTCGCTGCTGCCCACGTGGCATCCCGCCGCCGTGCTCCGGGCGAGCGACCCACTGGAGCGACGCCGCATCGAGCGAGAGCTCCGCGACGCGCTGGCGCGCGCCCACGCGATGGCGTCGTAG
- a CDS encoding putative DNA modification/repair radical SAM protein, which translates to MKLHRKLTILADAAKYDASCASSGAKGRATQGGRGLGNTSNGICHSYTPDGRCVSLLKILLTNYCVFDCLYCVNRTSSDVPRARFTPAEVVHLTVEMYRRNYIEGLFLSSGVLKSPDHTMAEMVEVARTLRQERGFGGYIHLKTVAGASDEAIAEAGRWADRISCNVELPTRRDLAKLAPEKRATEIDRAMQVTKARIDEDRDRRSKRFAPAGQSTQMIVGATPTPDRDVLETADALYTRHRLRRVYYSAYSPTPHADGALPVARPSLIREHRLYQADWLLRFYGFAVDELVDASRPNLPDDMDPKLAWALRHRALFPIDPMRADREQLLRVPGLGTRGVDAILAARKHRRLTLDDLRRLRISTRKVRPFLDLPGSDAARWLDRMDLRARVKPPEQLELFGARASARDGQL; encoded by the coding sequence ATGAAGCTCCACCGCAAACTGACGATCCTCGCCGACGCCGCCAAGTACGACGCCAGCTGCGCGAGCAGCGGCGCGAAGGGGCGTGCCACCCAGGGGGGTCGCGGACTCGGCAACACGTCGAACGGGATCTGCCACTCCTACACGCCGGATGGGCGGTGCGTGTCGCTGCTCAAGATCCTGCTGACCAACTATTGCGTGTTCGACTGCCTCTACTGCGTGAACCGCACGTCGAGCGACGTGCCTCGCGCGCGCTTCACGCCAGCCGAGGTCGTGCACCTCACGGTCGAGATGTACCGTCGCAACTACATCGAGGGCCTGTTTCTCTCGAGCGGCGTCCTCAAGAGCCCCGACCACACGATGGCGGAGATGGTCGAGGTCGCGCGGACCCTCCGACAGGAGCGCGGCTTCGGAGGCTACATTCACCTCAAGACGGTGGCAGGCGCCTCGGACGAAGCCATCGCCGAGGCCGGTCGGTGGGCCGACCGGATCAGCTGCAACGTCGAGCTGCCGACCCGCAGAGACCTCGCGAAGCTCGCCCCGGAGAAGCGCGCGACGGAGATCGACCGGGCGATGCAGGTGACCAAGGCGCGCATCGACGAGGATCGCGATCGACGCTCCAAGCGCTTCGCTCCGGCCGGGCAGAGCACCCAGATGATCGTCGGCGCGACCCCCACCCCGGACCGAGACGTCCTCGAGACCGCCGACGCGCTCTACACGCGGCACCGACTCCGACGCGTCTACTACTCCGCGTACAGCCCCACCCCGCACGCCGACGGGGCGCTCCCCGTCGCGCGGCCCTCGCTGATACGCGAGCACCGTCTCTATCAGGCCGACTGGCTCTTGCGGTTCTACGGCTTCGCGGTGGACGAGCTCGTGGACGCGAGCCGGCCGAACCTGCCGGACGATATGGATCCGAAGCTGGCCTGGGCCCTCCGACATCGCGCGCTCTTCCCGATCGATCCCATGCGCGCCGACCGCGAGCAGCTCCTGAGGGTGCCCGGCCTCGGCACACGTGGCGTCGACGCGATCTTGGCGGCGCGCAAGCACCGACGCCTGACGCTCGACGACCTGCGGCGACTCCGGATCTCGACCCGCAAGGTGAGACCCTTTCTAGACCTGCCGGGCTCCGACGCGGCGCGTTGGCTGGACCGCATGGACCTGCGAGCGCGCGTGAAGCCGCCCGAGCAGCTCGAGCTCTTCGGCGCGCGGGCGAGCGCACGGGACGGGCAGCTCTGA
- a CDS encoding TetR/AcrR family transcriptional regulator produces MTTTKTRAEAAEKTRARLIDAATELFAREGLGGPSLDAICKHAGFTRGAFYVHFSSRDDLIVAVVEKIMGGFIDAILMAGEAGADLATIVRTFAIAVKSGAFPFRGEVRPHQILEACARSPELHATYLELIEQARARLAITARRGQEAGTVRADLDADAVAQLLLALVLGTEIATELDVPHDAGAVAENVLRMLAPVSPPVSP; encoded by the coding sequence GTGACCACGACGAAGACGCGCGCCGAGGCGGCGGAGAAGACCCGGGCGCGGCTGATCGACGCGGCCACGGAGCTCTTCGCGCGCGAGGGCCTCGGCGGCCCGAGCCTCGACGCGATCTGCAAGCACGCGGGGTTCACGCGCGGCGCGTTCTACGTCCACTTCTCGAGCCGGGACGACCTCATCGTCGCGGTGGTCGAAAAGATCATGGGCGGGTTCATCGACGCGATCCTCATGGCCGGAGAGGCAGGCGCCGACCTCGCGACCATCGTGCGCACCTTCGCCATCGCGGTGAAGAGCGGCGCGTTCCCCTTCCGCGGCGAGGTGCGGCCGCATCAGATCCTCGAGGCCTGCGCGCGCTCTCCCGAGCTCCACGCGACCTACCTGGAGCTCATCGAGCAGGCGCGCGCGCGGCTGGCGATCACGGCGCGGCGCGGGCAGGAGGCGGGGACGGTCCGCGCAGACCTGGACGCGGACGCGGTGGCGCAGCTGCTGCTGGCGCTCGTGCTGGGCACCGAGATCGCGACCGAGCTCGACGTGCCCCACGACGCGGGCGCGGTGGCGGAGAACGTCCTGAGGATGCTCGCGCCCGTCAGCCCACCCGTCAGTCCGTGA
- a CDS encoding AarF/UbiB family protein has product MTTMVGVAPTGAEDGRDMSVSEGKGLPQLPEVSAWRMVSRAALVTAVFVWFVSLRLLDLVGLRWLAFTLTGQRARYERLSGPVAFRRAFEVLGPTYVKLGQLVASGEALFPERYSEEFRKLLDRVPPFDFADVERTIEADVDGAAARFAYIDPSPIAAASIAQVHAATLDDGEEVVVKVQRPGIGELAAADIALMRIFARVAHRVSLHARRANALAIIEDFEANLVEELDFRNEAGRMREFNQVMKAMGTDSVAAPRIEDDLSGPRVLTMERFDGWRLDDTASILASDFDAEERLLTGIRAWFQTLICKGFFHGDVHAGNFLLLKDGRIGYLDFGIVGVFTEDQKKNVLEYVLGFQSRDFERVGRSMLAMGVTDESKIEFDVFVVDLTEAYAPLIDGRKMKELIPNIMRVGRKHQLRMPRDLVLVTKQLVYLDRYSRALGGEGMNVLTDQRLSNLIMQDMLAAMFAPT; this is encoded by the coding sequence ATGACGACGATGGTCGGGGTGGCGCCGACGGGCGCCGAGGATGGACGAGACATGAGCGTGAGCGAGGGGAAGGGCCTGCCCCAGCTGCCGGAGGTTTCGGCGTGGCGGATGGTCTCGCGGGCCGCGCTGGTGACCGCGGTCTTCGTGTGGTTCGTCTCCCTGCGCCTCCTCGATCTGGTCGGGCTGCGCTGGCTCGCCTTCACCCTCACGGGCCAACGCGCGCGCTACGAGCGGCTGAGCGGCCCGGTCGCCTTCCGCCGCGCGTTCGAGGTCCTCGGCCCGACCTACGTCAAGCTCGGCCAGCTCGTCGCGTCCGGCGAGGCGCTCTTCCCCGAGCGCTACAGCGAGGAGTTCCGCAAGCTCCTCGACCGCGTGCCGCCCTTCGACTTCGCGGACGTGGAGCGCACCATCGAAGCCGACGTCGACGGCGCGGCCGCGCGCTTCGCCTACATCGATCCTTCGCCCATCGCGGCGGCGAGCATCGCGCAGGTGCACGCGGCCACCCTCGACGACGGCGAGGAGGTCGTCGTGAAGGTGCAGCGCCCGGGCATCGGAGAGCTCGCCGCGGCCGACATCGCCCTGATGCGCATCTTCGCCCGCGTCGCGCATCGGGTCAGCCTGCACGCGCGCCGCGCGAACGCGCTCGCCATCATCGAGGACTTCGAGGCGAACCTCGTGGAGGAGCTCGACTTCCGGAACGAGGCCGGGCGCATGCGCGAGTTCAACCAGGTGATGAAGGCGATGGGCACCGACAGCGTCGCCGCCCCGCGCATCGAGGACGACCTGAGCGGCCCGCGCGTGCTGACGATGGAGCGCTTCGACGGCTGGCGCCTCGACGACACCGCCTCGATCCTCGCGAGCGACTTCGACGCCGAGGAGCGCCTGCTGACGGGGATCCGCGCCTGGTTCCAGACCCTCATCTGCAAGGGGTTCTTCCACGGCGACGTGCACGCGGGGAACTTCCTCCTGCTGAAGGACGGCCGCATCGGCTACCTCGACTTCGGCATCGTCGGCGTCTTCACCGAGGACCAGAAGAAGAACGTGCTCGAGTACGTGCTCGGCTTCCAGAGCCGCGACTTCGAGCGCGTGGGCCGCTCCATGCTCGCCATGGGCGTGACGGACGAGTCCAAGATCGAGTTCGACGTGTTCGTCGTCGACCTCACCGAGGCCTACGCCCCGCTCATCGACGGCCGCAAGATGAAGGAGCTGATCCCGAACATCATGCGCGTCGGCCGCAAGCACCAGCTCCGCATGCCGCGCGATCTGGTGCTCGTCACCAAGCAGCTCGTCTACCTCGACCGCTACAGCCGCGCGCTGGGCGGCGAGGGCATGAACGTCCTGACCGACCAGCGCCTGAGCAACCTGATCATGCAGGACATGCTCGCGGCGATGTTCGCCCCGACCTGA
- a CDS encoding Sir2 family NAD-dependent protein deacetylase encodes MRALDLRSARKVVVLTGAGVSVASGLRPYRGPGGLWTEQPELAARMTAGAAPDDLWHLFGPLRGEVARAEPSAAHRALAALEARVPLTVITQNIDGLHQRAGSQSVVELHGALGRSRCVACDRVTEDLVPHATAPRCECGGALRPDVVLFEEPLPVDAEYAAKRALRDCDLFLAIGTSGTVSPASNFVRSAAYEGAHTVYINLTPMDPPNPAFRQTVLGRAEEVLPALLGVE; translated from the coding sequence ATGAGAGCGCTCGATCTCCGGAGCGCGCGCAAGGTGGTCGTGCTGACCGGCGCGGGCGTCTCCGTGGCGTCCGGGCTGCGCCCCTATCGAGGCCCGGGCGGGCTCTGGACCGAGCAGCCCGAGCTCGCCGCGCGCATGACGGCGGGCGCGGCGCCGGACGACCTGTGGCACCTCTTCGGCCCTCTCCGCGGGGAGGTGGCGCGGGCCGAGCCGAGCGCCGCCCACCGCGCCCTGGCTGCGCTCGAGGCGCGCGTGCCGCTGACCGTGATCACCCAGAACATCGATGGCCTGCATCAGCGCGCCGGCAGTCAGAGCGTGGTCGAGCTCCACGGCGCCCTCGGCCGCAGCCGATGTGTCGCGTGCGACCGCGTCACCGAGGATTTGGTGCCACACGCCACCGCCCCGCGCTGCGAATGCGGCGGCGCGCTGCGGCCCGACGTGGTGCTCTTCGAGGAGCCGCTCCCCGTGGACGCCGAGTACGCGGCGAAGCGCGCGCTCCGCGACTGCGACCTGTTCCTCGCCATCGGCACGTCCGGCACGGTGAGCCCCGCGTCCAACTTCGTGCGGTCCGCCGCGTACGAAGGCGCGCACACCGTCTACATCAACCTCACCCCGATGGATCCTCCGAACCCGGCGTTCCGTCAGACCGTGCTCGGGCGCGCGGAAGAGGTGCTCCCCGCGCTCCTCGGCGTCGAGTGA
- a CDS encoding peptidylprolyl isomerase, with amino-acid sequence MNRTPLLLAALLFACDGGGTTTDAGPPAEMFVVDFDTSAGPIAVEVHPEWAPLGAARFRELVEMGFYDDTRFFRVVPGFVAQFGLSGDPAVNAAWQSNRIGDDPVVASNTRGRVTFATAGPGTRTTQLFLNYGDNAGLDPMGFAPFGEVIEGMENADAIEAEYGEMPQQPRIQSEGNAYLDAQFPNLTAIRSASVR; translated from the coding sequence ATGAACCGCACGCCACTGTTGCTCGCCGCGCTCCTGTTCGCCTGCGATGGAGGCGGCACGACGACCGACGCGGGGCCGCCCGCGGAGATGTTCGTCGTCGACTTCGACACGAGCGCGGGGCCCATCGCGGTCGAGGTGCACCCCGAGTGGGCGCCGCTCGGGGCCGCGCGCTTCCGCGAGCTGGTGGAGATGGGCTTCTACGACGACACGCGCTTCTTCCGCGTGGTGCCCGGGTTCGTCGCGCAGTTCGGGCTGTCGGGAGACCCCGCGGTCAACGCGGCGTGGCAGTCCAACCGCATCGGCGACGACCCGGTCGTGGCCTCGAACACGCGCGGACGCGTCACCTTCGCCACCGCGGGGCCGGGCACGCGCACGACGCAGCTCTTCCTCAACTACGGTGACAACGCCGGCCTCGACCCGATGGGGTTCGCGCCCTTCGGCGAGGTGATCGAGGGCATGGAGAACGCGGACGCCATCGAGGCCGAGTACGGCGAGATGCCGCAGCAGCCGCGCATCCAGTCGGAGGGCAACGCCTACCTCGACGCGCAGTTCCCGAACCTGACCGCCATCCGGAGCGCGTCGGTTCGCTGA
- a CDS encoding ribosome-binding factor A — MSKRKKRGRGHRGDALPGPDDLFSAGGADRRAGIKEAQLCAQVRETLSFALADTTDETLLSVFVIDVVPAPDSSRLAVKVEAPGDPDVVHERLARELGRLRTEMAHAIHRKKVPNLTFVVFPTQRAERDEDHDGES; from the coding sequence GTGAGCAAAAGAAAAAAGCGGGGCCGTGGCCATCGAGGCGACGCGCTCCCCGGACCCGATGATCTGTTCTCCGCCGGCGGCGCCGATCGACGCGCCGGCATCAAGGAGGCCCAGCTCTGCGCGCAGGTGCGCGAGACGCTGAGCTTCGCCCTGGCCGACACCACCGACGAGACGCTCCTGAGCGTGTTCGTGATCGACGTCGTCCCCGCCCCCGACTCGAGCCGCCTCGCGGTGAAGGTCGAGGCGCCGGGGGATCCCGACGTGGTGCACGAGCGCCTCGCGCGCGAGCTCGGCCGCCTTCGCACGGAGATGGCCCACGCCATTCACCGCAAGAAGGTGCCGAACCTCACCTTCGTGGTCTTCCCGACCCAGCGCGCCGAGCGCGACGAGGACCATGACGGGGAGAGCTGA
- a CDS encoding RtcB family protein translates to MLKHARGPERALPPAPPALRKRAEREGRVQLGTLGRGNHFLELQRDEGGGLWVMIHTGSRGLGPAIRAAHRDHAERTSTGLAFLPAGDPRCDAYLAEAAWARAWARESRAVIEEAVVAILGDVLGAEPVEDTRIDVDHNHVQRETHLGRSLFVHRKGAMHAPEGELGVIPGSMGTSSHHVEGRGHGPALASCSHGAGRAMSRSEARRRIATKKLYAETEGVFFDHRIARRLREEAPSAYKDIDAVMRAQRELVKVRRTLTPVLVYKGA, encoded by the coding sequence ATCCTCAAGCACGCGCGCGGGCCCGAACGCGCGCTCCCACCCGCGCCGCCTGCGCTCCGAAAGCGCGCGGAGCGAGAGGGGCGCGTCCAGCTCGGCACCCTCGGGCGCGGCAACCACTTCCTCGAGCTCCAGCGCGATGAGGGCGGCGGGCTCTGGGTGATGATCCACACCGGCTCGCGCGGGCTCGGCCCCGCCATCCGCGCCGCGCATCGGGACCACGCCGAGCGCACCTCGACCGGGCTCGCCTTCTTGCCCGCCGGCGATCCGCGCTGCGACGCCTACCTGGCCGAGGCGGCGTGGGCGCGGGCGTGGGCGCGGGAGAGCCGCGCCGTCATCGAGGAGGCGGTGGTCGCCATCCTCGGAGACGTGCTCGGCGCCGAGCCCGTCGAGGACACGCGGATCGACGTCGACCACAACCACGTCCAGCGCGAGACCCACCTCGGGCGCAGCCTCTTCGTGCACCGCAAGGGCGCGATGCACGCGCCGGAGGGAGAGCTCGGCGTGATCCCGGGCTCCATGGGCACCTCGAGTCACCACGTGGAGGGCCGCGGGCACGGGCCCGCCCTCGCGTCGTGCTCGCACGGAGCCGGCCGCGCGATGAGCCGGAGCGAGGCGCGGCGGCGCATCGCCACGAAGAAGCTGTACGCCGAGACGGAGGGCGTCTTCTTCGACCACCGCATCGCGCGGCGCCTGCGCGAAGAGGCGCCCAGCGCGTACAAGGACATCGACGCGGTCATGCGCGCGCAGCGCGAGCTCGTGAAGGTGCGGCGCACGCTGACCCCGGTGCTGGTCTACAAGGGCGCGTGA